TTTCAGTGgactctcgctacaacgcgattaaacttacgcgaaatggataTAACGCGAGTCTTTCACAATTTACGCATCTCGGAGTCTGTACGTATTCCTCGCAAAAAAACGCGAAATTCTTTTGAAGCAATGCGCGGGGCTTTAGTATTGGCTTCTGAATATTGGCTACGTGAATGTACTTTTACCCATTTAACATACTGAAGGCGAAAGAATCGCTAGTCTGGCTCCTGAGGTAGGTTAACTGGGTCACCGCCTGCCTAGGGCgacagattttaggggcggcacaTTTGATGAAGGCAAAACGTAAGAAGgcaaaaaaatagaagaaaaaaacgaaaaacctAAATTTGTCCCTTAATTCTTTTCTTTGCGGGTTAAATTGCAGCAATACGTGAGAGTATGCTTgatgatttaaagaaaataaaaaaataatatatatttttaagacgtggggcggcacttgtcaacatAGCCTGGGGCGGCAAAACAACTAGAGTCGCTCCTGAAGGTACGTCATAACCTTCGTACCACACTGTACGTCATAACCTTCCTTTGTTAGTGAGTACGAATAATCATTCCGTAATTCcattcattttttcccttctaaGTGTAAAAACTTATTTGCTACTTAAAGCTAAGGAAGAGAAAGTTTCTTACAATCAAGGAAAAAAGGTGAAGATCCTCGATCGATATGAAGAAGAGCAGAGATAATGATCTGATCAGCTGCACAACACCAAAAACactcatcttcatttttttagttataataaCTATTACTTTTTCTATTGTACAGTAGTATCATAGTGCTGCATTTCATTCTTATTATTGCCTGATGTAATGTACAGTACTGCACTTTTATGTTTCTCTCtatcattgattttgtgtaaCGTAACACTATTTTATGCTGAATAacgcttttttttgtaacaatagaTTGTAAATTAATACTTGAAGATGTAAAAAAAAGCCCTGTAATATTGGGTGACTTTGTGACAGCAGGGGTTAGATTTTAGATTGTGCCACATAAATTGTAGCGTAACTATAAGAGGTAGGATGCAGTTTTATAACAAATCAGAGGTTTGAAATGTGCTGTACTCAGCTTTTCCTTCCGACTAGCTTAATTCAAGCTCTTTGTTTTGGTATTGGCACATATGATGTGAAACAATCTCACTCCAAGCATAAAGCCACTCCATTCGACGGTTTTTGTAAGGAATGGTTTAAGATAGTTTGACGGGttgtttacaatatttacaagtaCCTAAAATAATATTGCATGTTTATTAAAAAGTCGTATGCATACCCTTTACCATACGCGTAATTTCGACTTACCCGTGGGATCTTGGAgcgcatccctcacgtaagtcgagATTCCACTGTGCATCAAAATCAAAATGGCATGATAATTTAAAGGTGATCTTTTTtgggtttgtttccttcagtcaaaagtactacttgtaatcactgaaattgatagaataagcaaaaaaaaaaaaaaaaaaaaataataacaataacatacaaccagaattttttttatttctccagcagttattttttatttaatttttttaaatgtccgattttggaaaaaaaaaaacgtgatcttTATGGCGCCATAAGTGatctttggcgcgctactccattgctgCCTCAGTGTTTAGGCTTTCtatcaaccgcgttgccaggttatgataatttgcactatgcgctaatggcatcagtgaatggcatttcatcacttgtgatgttatgtgcagaagcgtaaaaaatgaatttcagtctgcgcaccgattaaaattattgttaaaaaattaaaaactttttcaaattatttaaaaatggtaaagtccaatatttttaagcatgctctttcagaaaaaaatacttttaaaatttcggaaacaaccccattatatcTCATTCTTAATGTTTCGTTCACCTCGTATCAGTAATTATTTTGTATGCATACCTTTCCGTTACCGTTCATTAAATGAAACCAAGACTTTTAAGTTATTTCGCACGATGATTACTATTTGAtgctgatttaaaatatttgattgaaaatattaacGCAGCTAAATTAGTTTACTTGTTTTACAGGTTGctttgcatttcaaaaataaatttgtttgtggTGGTACCCTCCTTTCAAATAACACGGTTTTGACATCTGCGCACTGTGTTGTATTGTgagtatttttgtgcttttccGAACAAAACTCGAATCTTCTTGATCTGTTTGAGCATTTCTAATATTCGCTCACAACGTGattgttaaaaatacaaatttctgaaaacttaaactaaatgtatttttaatttaaaacaagtgTATATTATTAGCTTGAGAGTCAACTCAGAATATGTTATAGCGTGAGCTATATTAGCAGACTATACTTTTAATCTTTGTTTCGCTTACTAAAAACTAAAAGCTCTCATAAGCAAACAACATTATTTTGACCAAAGTGCCGAAAGTCTTTcagttttactcaaatttaatatAATTAATCCTTATTTAATGGTCAATATCCTCCTTATAACAGCACTTAATCTACACATTTGCAGTGAGTTTCACTGATTTAAATATTACGCAATTAGCATCTACTGAGTCCAGAATCTTATACcattcctttcaaaattttcagctaaaacaataaacgaatatttcagattttaaaaataaaagtttaataatGAAGTAAATCCATTGTTTatcaacataaaaataaatttaaaatgttttttaacaagtgtatatttctaaaaaaaaaacagaaaagtataataaaactttttatgtttCTTCAACAGTCCTTTTCAAAGTCGCTgcgtttttgttttgaaagggttataagaaacttatattttataatttttttatatctaaaaaCTATAATTATTTTGACTTATATATTATAAAGCTAAAACCTATTTAAACTTTATACAGCTTATAGCAATCTCGTATGTGCCAAAATTGGGATTTTATAGGTTTCTATAGAATAGGCTAACGTCTAGTTAAGACCATTATATCTGAAtgaaggggaaaagtaaaaatttgatggaCGTGTatcgttcatttcagtgtgactccGCTTCAATTTAGAGGTTAACATACATCTGCGAGTGgcggcatccctgaaaactattAGATGCGTTCATTTcggcctgtaaaccggatgttagcTTTTCCATCTCATCTTTGGTTGGTCAGACAGAGCATTATTTTTACTGAAAGAACCTAATACAGTCTAATCTCGATAACTTGAAGCTTAAAACtcgaatacagtgaaacctgtgtaagttgaccacttgcggtgcactaattGTTGCGgttaacttaaacaggtggtcaacttatagagaaTGAAATATTCGATATAGATCTgtttctgtgcctgaaaatagcggtcaacttacaagggtggtcaactttacaggttttactgtattcgtttatctcgaagttttcatcgggtccaaactcttgaaactgttgtggaaacttcccataactcgaactaccaataactggGTCGTTTTAGCCGGTTTCTTGGGAGTActagttatcgagagttgactgtattgaTAAATTCAATTCATAATTTCAAATGACGTTTTGTTTCTTAGTAACGGCATCCCTGAATCACCAGAAGATTTCTTCGGTGCAGTTGGAAGTGTGAACCGGAGTTCATCGAACCACatcaggtttaaaaaaatcatcgttCATCCGGACTATGACAATCTCGACCACGATGTGGCGCTCCTTAAGATTAATGGAGAAATCCCTGAACAAGAAAAGATTCAACCCATATGCTTAGCCGGGGAGGAATTTCCAAATATAATTAGGAAGAAAGTCACTTCCATGGGATGGGGAGCATCTGGAGGAAATCGAAGTAAGTGCGAATAAGAACTGTTAATACAATTACAAATTCAATACAAATACACActcaatacaaatacaaatgtgacgacagCAACAGGCTCttagcccagctaggctggtcctactCAAGTTATTAGTCcacaatgaagattaatggccttcttaaagctatccacccccttgctcattaccacctcttccggtacgCTGTTCCAAGTACCCAAAACCCTActtaagtagtagtttttccttatttccaggttagcctgagatatgaatagcttaaaacaatgacccctcgtcctgctttcggtgcaaaactttactccattaacatcattcattttgataaatttaaacaactgaatcatgttccctctgatcctcctttgctccaggctatacacattaagcctattaagtctggtatcataatctaaatctgaaagtccccttactagtctagttacccttctttgaacccgcTCTAATACACAagtatctttcttcagataaggcgaccaaaactgcacagcatactccaaatggggtcttactaaactcctatataaagacagaagaaccttcttggatttatttgaaatagatctattgataaacccaagcattctgttgactttgttacttgctatgctgcactgttgactaaatttAACTTAGGGAGTGTTTTGCAGCGAAGAATCGCTGATGGTGACGCCAATCTGTAGTTAAGGCAAAGCGtacttggcagcattgtgaaggctaagctgATCCTAATCACACTAATATGCACGCTGTCAGGTTAGATTTGCCCAACTATAGCTTCAAAGAAATCTAAGGTATCTTACGCGGGGAAGATATTTGCAGTTTAGCATCTATAGTGGGACAAAGCTAACTTGGCAggattgtgaaggctacgcagattaTATTCACGATTTAATATGTAAACTGTCATGTTCGGTTTTTATTACCACAACTAATGTTTTAAAGAAATCCAAGGTATTCTGTGCGATGAAGAGCAGATCACCATTTATAACTGGGGCAAAGCTAgtttggcagcattgtgaaggctaagca
This window of the Uloborus diversus isolate 005 chromosome 4, Udiv.v.3.1, whole genome shotgun sequence genome carries:
- the LOC129219655 gene encoding chymotrypsin-like elastase family member 2A is translated as MFPYMVALHFKNKFVCGGTLLSNNTVLTSAHCVVFNGIPESPEDFFGAVGSVNRSSSNHIRFKKIIVHPDYDNLDHDVALLKINGEIPEQEKIQPICLAGEEFPNIIRKKVTSMGWGASGGNRTSMEILQYTEQRVVPKTQCALSSWTINSHTLCAHGHGTGGICKGDSGGPLVYNATGEPVQVGLASYVNSLMPCGSFFGPAVFSRISKYTDFIRSASEDQAICYRSDRAV